Proteins encoded by one window of Engraulis encrasicolus isolate BLACKSEA-1 chromosome 21, IST_EnEncr_1.0, whole genome shotgun sequence:
- the LOC134437231 gene encoding zinc finger protein 79-like: GEKPYQCATCGKDFTKKCDLQKHQRIHINEKPYLCTTCGKSFREGSSLRRHQRIHTNEKPYLCTTCGRAFRVASDLSRHQVIHTVEKPYQCATCGKDFTKKCDLQKHQRIHTNEKPYLCTTCGKSFREGSSLRRHQRIHTNEKPYQYVTCGKAFTQAGNLRIHQSTHTGEKPYQCATCGKAFTQAGYLRIHQRTHTGEKSM; the protein is encoded by the coding sequence ggtgaaaagccttaccaatgtgccacatgtggtaaggatttcacaaaaaaatgtgaTCTCCAAAAACACCAGAGGATTCACATCAATGAAAAGCCTTACCTATGTACCACATGTGGTAAGTCCTTCAGAGAAGGAAGCAGTTTAAGGAGACACCAGAGGATTCACACCAATGAAAAGCCTTACCTTTGTACCACATGCGGAAGAGCTTTTAGAGTGGCAAGCGATTTAAGTAGACACCAGGTGATTCACACTGTTGAAAAGCCTTACCAATGTGCCACATGTGGTAAggatttcacaaaaaaatgtgaTCTCCAAAAACACCAGAGGATTCACACCAATGAAAAGCCTTACCTATGTACCACATGTGGTAAGTCCTTCAGAGAAGGAAGCAGTTTAAGGAGACACCAGAGGATTCACACCAATGAAAAGCCTTACCAATATGTCACATGTGGTAAGGCCTTTACACAGGCAGGTAATTTAAGAATTCACCAGAGTACCcacactggtgaaaagccttaccAATGTGCCACATGTGGTAAGGCCTTTACTCAGGCAGGTTATTTAAGAATTCACCAGAGgacccacactggagaaaagtCAATGTAG
- the LOC134437428 gene encoding zinc finger protein 184-like produces MTMGEIKEEDFDDFRQEYSSRPREDDSTSKEEMSPAIKMEEESNVTENSHDGMTSIRKVSESSQLVTIKKEIKKEDVDDFLQEYLWQPRQDDSPSTTTCKEEMRSVMDIKEEEMSNVIGNCYDGKNISSKESESSLLVTYKKEIKREDFEDSSQRTQENDETKSSFYKEENCSSVDIKEEIHHNLIVNGKNAMSPTSVPAVNMHDGRTLQCTTCGKVFKHAEYLRRHQRLHTHSGEKTNPCKTCGKYFATKYTLQVHLKIHTGEKPFPCTACGKTFPRKADLQRHLIIHTGEKPFPCTTCGKTFRQKSGLQKHLRMHTGKILYQCATCGKDFTKKCDLQKHQMIHTDEKPNTCTTCELLEWQAI; encoded by the exons ATGACCATGGGGGAGATTAAAGAAGAAGACTTTGATGATTTTCGCCAAGAGTATTCAAGTCGACCTCGAGAGGATGATTCAACCAGCAAAGAAGAAATGAGTCCCGCAATAAAAATGGAAGAGGAGTCCAATGTTACAGAAAACAGTCATGATGGTATGACGTCTATCAGGAAGGTATCAGAATCATCCCAACTGGTTACAATAAAGAAGGAGATCAAAAAAGAAGACGTTGATGATTTTCTCCAAGAGTATTTGTGGCAACCACGGCAGGATGATTCACCCAGCACAACAACCTGCAAAGAAGAAATGAGATCTGTTATGGACATTAAAGAGGAAGAGATGTCCAATGTTATAGGAAACTGCTAtgatggtaagaatatttccagcaAGGAGTCAGAATCATCCCTACTGGTCACATACAAGAAGGAGATCAAAAGAGAGGACTTTGAAGACTCCTCGCAGAGAACACAAGAAAATGATGAAACAAAGTCATCTTTCTATAAGGAAGAAAATTGTTCATCCGTGGATATTAAAGAGGAAATTCACCATAACCTAATCGTGAATGGCAAAAATGCCATGTCCCCTACAA GTGTCCCTGCGGTCAACATGCATGATGGGAGGACACTTCAGTGCACCACATGTGGAAAGGTGTTTAAACATGCAGAATATCTAAGGAGACACCAGAGACTTCATACTCATTCTGGTGAAAAGACTAACCCTTGTAAAACATGTGGAAAATATTTTGCAACAAAATACACTCTTCAGGTACACCTGAAaattcatactggagaaaagcctttccCATGTACAGCATGTGGAAAGACTTTTCCACGAAAAGCTGATCTTCAGAGACACCTGATCATTcatactggtgaaaagccttTTCCTTGTACAACGTGTGGAAAGACTTTCAGGCAAAAAAGTGGTCTTCAAAAACACCTGAGAATGCATACTGGAAAAATCCTTTACCAGTGTGCAACATGTGGAAAGGATTTCACTAAGAAATGTGATCTCCAAAAACACCAGATGATTCATACAGATGAAAAGCCAAATACATGTACCACATGTG AGCTTTTAGAGTGGCAAGCGATTTAA
- the LOC134437429 gene encoding zinc finger protein 345-like — MHTGKILYKCATCGKDFTKKCDLQKHQMIHTDEKPNTCTTCGKAFRVASDLRRHQVFHTGEKPYQCATCGKDFTKKCDLQKHQRIHTNEKPYLCTTCGKSFREGSSLRRHQRIHTNEKPYLCTTCGRAFRVASDLRRHQVIHTGEKPYQCATCGKDFTKKCDLQKHQRIHTNEKPYLCTTCGKSFREGSSLRRHQRIHTNEKPYQCATCGKAFTQSGNLRIHQSTHTGEKPYLCTTCGKAFTQAGYLRIHQRTHTGEKSM; from the exons ATGCATACTGGAAAAATCCTTTACAAGTGTGCAACATGTGGAAAGGATTTCACTAAGAAATGTGATCTCCAAAAACACCAGATGATTCATACAGATGAAAAGCCAAATACATGTACCACATGTGGTAA AGCTTTTAGAGTGGCAAGCGATTTAAGGAGACACCAGGTGTTtcacactggtgaaaagccttaccaatgtgccacatgtggtaaggatttcacaaaaaaatgtgaTCTCCAAAAACACCAGAGGATTCACACCAATGAAAAGCCTTACCTATGTACCACATGTGGTAAGTCCTTCAGAGAAGGAAGCAGTTTAAGGAGACACCAGAGGATTCACACCAATGAAAAGCCTTACCTTTGTACCACATGCGGAAGAGCTTTTAGAGTGGCAAGCGATTTAAGGAGACACCAGGTGATtcacactggtgaaaagccttaccaatgtgccacatgtggtaaggatttcacaaaaaaatgtgaTCTCCAAAAACACCAGAGGATTCACACCAATGAAAAGCCTTACCTATGTACCACATGTGGTAAGTCCTTCAGAGAAGGAAGCAGTTTAAGGAGACACCAGAGGATTCACACCAATGAAAAGCCTTACCAATGTGCCACATGTGGTAAGGCCTTTACACAGTCAGGTAATTTAAGAATTCACCAGAGTACCcacactggtgaaaagccttaccTTTGTACCACATGTGGTAAGGCCTTTACTCAGGCAGGTTATTTAAGAATTCACCAGAGgacccacactggagaaaagtCAATGTAG